GCAAAATCTGGCTGAATTTCCCCATCTACCACCATATTAGGGTATTTCTTATGTAAAATCTCTACCGCTTTAGCTACCTTTTGGGAGGTCTCGGAAATACTAGAAAAATTCTCGTAAGACAACATCGCTATTCTTGGCTCTATGGCAAAAGATTTCACGGTAAGCTCCGACATTTTAGCAATATTAACTAAATCTTCCGCGGTAGGGTTTTTGTTAATGGAAGTATCCGCAAAAAATCTCGGCTTTTTCCCTGAAAGTATCATCATCATAGAGGCCACCTTATCCACGCCCGGCTCTTTTTCTATCACTTCCAAAACAGGCTTCAGTACAGAAGAATAATTCTTTGAGAAACCAACAATCAGGGCATCAGTATCACCGTGTTTCAGCATTAAAGGTCCGAAATAATCTCTGTTTCTCACAAACCTTTTGGCTTTATACTCGTTGATTCCTTTTCTATTGCGTAGTTTCCAAAGGGTTTCTCGGTACTTTCTTCTGTTCTCTTGCTGCTCCTCATCGTTAGGGTCTACAATCTTGACATTAAGCTCTATACCGAACTCCTTCATCTTCTCTTTGATGAGCTTTTTATCTCCCAATAAAATAGGCTCTGCAATGCCTTCTTCGTAAAGGATTTGTGCCGCTTTAATCACATTGTACTCTTCCCCATTGCCTAGTGCTACCCTCTTAGGATTAGAACGAGCCCTATTCTGCATCATTCTGATGAGTTTTTCATCTTTGCCCATTCTGTCTAAAAGATGATTTTCGTAGGCTTCAAAATCTTCTATGTTTTTTCTAGCAATACCGCTTTCCATTGCAGCCTTTGCTACTGCCACGGACACTCTAGTTATTAACCTATTATCAAAAGGTTTCGGAATGAAATAATCTCTACCAAAGCTCAACCCTTTAAGGTTGTAAGCCAAAATAACCGCTTCTGGCACTGGCTCCTTCGCCAAATCTGCAATCGCTTTTACGGCAGCGAGTTTCATTGCCTCGTTAATCCCTTTAGCCTGAACATCTAATGCTCCACGGAAAATGTACGGAAAGCCTAAAACATTGTTCACCTGATTAGGATAATCGCTTCGTCCAGTTGCCATAATTACATCACTTCTGGTGGCTTTAGCTAAATTGTAGTCTATTTCTGGCGTTGGGTTTGCCAAACCGAATACAATAGGATTTTCTGCCATAGAACTCAACATTTCTGCCGACATTACATCGCCTTTGGATAGCCCTACAAAAACATCGGCTCCTTTAAGAGCATCTTCTAAAGTTTCTAAATCGGTTTCGGCTACAAAGTCTAGTTTTTCAGGCGTTAAGTTTTGTCTTTTGTGATTGATAACGCCCTTGCTATCGCACATCAAGATATTTTCTTTTCTAAGCCCTAGCTCCATATAAAGTTTGGTACACGCTATGGCTGCCGCTCCTGCCCCATTTACCACGAGTTTTACATCTTCTATCTTCTTCCCTGCCAACTCTAGTGCGTTGATGAGCGCCGCCGCAGAGATGATTGCCGTCCCGTGCTGGTCGTCGTGCATTAGCGGAATATCTAGCTCTTCCTTTAGTCTTTGCTCTATATAGAACGCCTCTGGAGCTTTGATGTCTTCTAGGTTGATACCGCCAAAAGTTGGGGCTATCGCTTTTACAATCTGAATGAATTTATCTGGGTCTTTCTCGTCTATTTCAATATCAAATACATTGATGTCTGCAAAGATTTTAAATAGCAACCCTTTGCCTTCCATCACGGGTTTAGAAGCCTCTGCACCTATATCTCCTAAGCCTAAAACGGCTGTTCCGTTAGAAATTACTGCTACTAGATTGCTCTTCCCGGTGTATTCGTAAGCCATTGCAGGGTCTTTTTCTATCTCAAGGCAAGGCTCTGCCACCCCTGGTGAATACGCCAAACTTAAATCTCTCTGTGAGGAGTGTGGTTTTGATGGGATTACTTCTATTTTACCTTTAGGCTCTGCTCTATGATAATCTAAAGCGGCTTGTCTAAAGTTTTTTTCGTCTCTATTGGTTTTACTTGACATATAAATCGTTATATAATTAAGTTTAAATTTCTAGTATGTATTTTTTGTGATAATTTACCAAACTTTCTATGGGTCTTTGCACGATAGTCCCTACCCTAAGATTGAGTTCTGCCGCTGCTGCTCTTAAAGAATCTTCGTACACATAAGCTATGGAGCCTATAAAATTAATTTCGGCCTCTTTGGCTTCCTTGTAAGGCAACACGTGATAGTCTAAAAAGTTTTTCATTTCGTCAAAGACCAAATTTTGTAGATAGGGGTGCAGCTTTCTTTCGGCAATGAACTGATTAAAACTGGCTAAATAGGCATTAGCTCTAGGGTTATGATACATATTTTTAATCGCCTCTTCTATACTTAGGTTATAGGTATCTACAAAATCCTGATGCAAATCGGCAGGGAGCTTCTTCATAAAAAATCGTCTTAAAAGGTGCTTCCCTAAAGCACTGCCACTCCCCTCATCACCGATTAAAAACCCTAAGGAGGGCAAATCGCTTCTCACATTTGTCCCATCAAAATAGCAAGAGTTGGAGCCTGTACCCAAAATACAAACAATGGCAGGTACGCCTCTATAAGCGGCATAGGCTGCTGCTGTAAGGTCTTCGCTCACTACTATTTTTGCATTGGTAAATACCTTTTTTAGCTGCTGCTCTACCACCGCCTTATTCTCTGCAATGCCACACCCCGAGCCATAAAAGAATACTTGGGTAACGCTAGACTGAAGTTGGCTTAAATCCTGATTTTTCATAATTTCTTTCGGAATTAAATCAATCTGAATGATATTAGGATTAAAACCAATGGTTTCTGTCTTGAGTTTGAAACTTCCGTTGGGGTTAAGAATTACCCAATCACATTTTGTGGAACCTCCGTCTACGATAGCAATCATATTATAATAAAATTGACGGGCTAAGTTAGGAAATATATTTTAAAACGCACTGAACCTTACAAGAAATTCTGTCAAATAGAATAAATTGATATTTGACTTAGTAATAAAAATTGGTGGGATACAAAACCATCAATTACTACTCCAAAAATCAAACAAGAGATAGAAGCCCCAACCTAACTACCTGCCGCTAAGCCACACACTTGCTAACGGCTGATTTTCCCTCTGTACTCGTACGACATTTTTAACCTTTTTGTTTCTAATAAGTATCCTAAAATATGGGAATTTACCATTTATTGATAAATCTTTTCCATTGTTACCTTTTCTAAATTTAATTATTTCGAATTGCTCTGGATTAAACTTATGTAAAAATGTTATAGGTACTCCCATCCCCCCATCATAGTCCAAAGGAATATCTTCTGTTTTATCTACATTGATACCATCATAATTATCATATTTTGGATATTTATTTTCATTCCCGAAATACGTTTTTGTTAGTTTAATATCTTCGTGTCTTTTAAAATTGTCTAAATTGGTTAACCATAAACAATTATTTGGAGATACGATTCTATTTCCAAAATCATCTATTCTAGCTTCTGTACCATATAATTCATAGTGTTCTGGTACAATAAAGCCAGAGATTCCTCTGCCAAGATTTATTCCTAGCCAAGCTTTATTTTCTTTAATTAACTTAAAAATTTCCTTATAAGTGATGGCATTTATATTCCCAATAATTAGAAATTTTTTATTGTATTTAATCAATTGCTCCACAAATTCTCTAAATAGGGAAAAAGGAGGATTAGTAACAACAATATCAGCCTGTTTTAATAACTCTATACTTTCAGAGCTACGAAAGTCACCATCTCCCTTAAATGATTTTACTTCAATTGGTTTATTCTGTCCTAAATATTCAAAGAAAAATCCATTCTTCACATTGGTTGCGCTAAACAAATCTGTTTCTTGCCTCTGGTAGCAGGCCGTTATCAATCTTCTAAGTCCTAATTCTTTAAAGTTTGAAGCAAAGTATTTGTAGAAATTACTTACTCTTGGGTCATCACAATTACAATAAACCACTTTATCTTGAAAATGGCTTTTATAATGTTGTAATTCACTTTCTATATCACAAAGCTGTGTATAAAACTCATCACTTTTAGATTTTTTTGCTTTTTGTAATAATTTATTTGTTGCGTTTCTTGCCACTATTCTTTGCTTATTTATTTTTGGTAATTTGATTAAATAAATCGCTCCCTAATACCTTAAGAGAGGTTTTTGAAATTGTAAGCATAATATCAAACATCTCCTTATTATCCCACTTTTCTCCTTTTCCTTGTGTATAAATAGATGTTGCTTGGAGCATAATTGTTTTATCCTTGTGTTTAATAAATTTATTTACACATAAATTGGTGTTAATAGGCATTCCGTAATTTGCAGCAGTTAGCCTATCCAATCTGTTTAATATCCCTGAATTGTATTCAAGTCTTACTATTCTTCCATCTGGTCTTTCAATTGACACAGTTTCTGTTAAAAAATTAGAGCCTTCTAAAAACAAAACATAAGGAAAATGAGATTCTAAAAGCATAAAATTGGCTATTTCTGATATATTCTTATGCGATCTTTCTATCGCATTTCCTGCCGCCATCAAATCCTGATTATTAGCCTTACCAACCAACCTTCCTTTCCTAATATTTTCTATATCTTTACCCTGATGTTTAGCTTCTGACACTAAAATTATCCTCCAATTGCCATTATCATCTTTCACTTCAATTATTCCTCCATCGGGTTTAACGCTTGAATTTGGAACAAAGAGGGTCTGCCCTAGCTCTCCATCAATTTTTCTTAACGCCTTGTTTATTTCTTCTTTTCGTATGCTTGTTTTATATTGAAATGTTAGCTGTGGGTATTCTTCTTCAAGTTGCTTAATCACGAGATGCGATATTTCACCAAGTGTTAAATCGTGTAATTTTGCTTTTTCACCAAAAATACCAACTACTCCTTGAGACTTTTTATGTTGAACTGTCAATCTTGTTGATTGGTTCTTCTTAGCCATTATTATTTTATTTGTTATGTTCTACAAAAATACAAATTTATCTTTTATAGGAAAGGTTTAGGCTTATCAACAATCATTTACCTTACACTTTCGCCCCGAAAAATCCCAAAGGGAAGCCCACTCTCGCCTATCACCCCCAAAACGGGCTTTGATGCTAGGGGAAGGTGGGGTAAGCCCAAGGGCTTATTGAGGTTCTCGGCGGGGTCTTAGTAGAAGTGGACTTGGTGGTTGAGCTAAAACTCTTCGTAGATAACGGCAAAATTGGGGTTCGTAACGTACTCCTCTGGGTCTTTAACCTCGTACACTTCCTAAAAAACCAACACAACTTTCTAAAAGACCAACTCTAGTAGGCTAAAGACCCCGTACACTTTCTAAAAAACCAACACAACTTTCTGAAAGACCAACTCTAGTAGGCTAAAGACCCTGTACACTTTCTAAAAAACCAAGTCAGCCTCGTAATTAGCGAGGCTGACTTGATTTTTTAGGAACTCAAAATTATTCTTTAGGAGCCGCAGCTTTGTCTGCCCTTCTGCCACGACTAGCGAAAAACTGTGCCAGCTCTCTCTGCTTGGCTTCGTAGCCTGGCGCCGAAGTCCCTACCATAAAATTGGTATAGGCATAATCTACCAAGGCGTCTTGATAGTTATCATAATCGTGGAGGGTTCTGGCATTTTTAAGGTTTTGTAGCAGCGTTTCTAGCCTGTCTATAATGTTGGTGAGATGGGTACGGCTGCTAAAGTCTTTATCAAACTCTGCCCAATCTACCTGTGGTGTCTGTAAGCTAGGCATACTTTTGTGAAAATCATTCACTCGATTAACGAAGAGCTTGTTTTGCTCATTGATGCTACCGTACCTCTTGCGGTCTTCCGAGGTTAGATTTACATTTACTTCTGCCAGTTCTGCCTCTAGTTTGGCTAATGCTTCTACCACCTTAGCTACTTTGTCTTCGCTTAGATGGCTGTTTCTTAAGTTACTTAAACTCATAATTCATTAGATTTTTAGGTTAATGACTGATGGGGTCTTTCGCTGTTTGCCACCAGCTTTTACTTTTTTATACTTTGCCTTAATGGAGATAAGGCGTGGCTAATATAATAAATAATAAACATTAAAAGGAGCAAAAATGCTCCTTTTTTCTTAAACTCCCTTAATGAAATTGGCTACTAAAGACCTTGGATAAGCCCTGTATCTTCTTTTTTATCTTTATTCAAAAGGTTCGGGGTTTCTTTTGCTAGGCGGTTTTTAGTTGGGATTTTGTAGTTTATAGAAAGTCCGAAGCTACGGCTGTCCCACTTATTAAAGAGTACAACATTGGGCGTTTGTGCTAGAGAACGCACCTGCATTCTTTGTCCGTTTAAAATATCATTAGCAAATACCGAAACACTCAAACGGTCGTGCATAAACTTCTTGGAAAGTGTAAGGTCTAGCGTGTTCATAAACGGTTTATCGGCTACAAAATAGTAGTAGTTTCCGTTTGTTGTAAGGTATCCAAAATTAGCTACTAGCTTGATATCTTTCGGAAGTATAAACTGCGACATCAGGTTCAAAATCCAAAATCCTTTGGTTTTCACTTCTGGAATTTCGTGTTTTTGGTAGCCCGCATAGAGGTACATAAAGTTGATTTTATCTGGATTAAAATTCATCTTCATCACCTCGCTTAACGGTTTATGGAATAGCATAAACGGCAACGGAAGCCCTACATTAAAGTTGTGGATTCTAAATTGCGATAAATTCTCCTGACGATGAACAATCACATCTCCCTGACGAATAATCATCTGAATGAGCTGATTTTTAGCCACGCTTACATTATAGCCGATAAAGGCATAGTCAAACGCGGAAAGTTTAGCCTCATAGTTGTCAAAAATCGTCGGTTGGAGTTCGGGATTACCCGTCGTCCAAAGGTTTCCGTTAGCAAAGGTATTGTTGTTAGGGTTAAGGGCAGAAATGCTAGGCAGCGTAATTTTTTTGTTATAGTTTAAAGCAAAATAAACCTGCTTACCAAAGTTGTACTGTACGCTTGCATTGGGGAAAAACCTAAACTGATTAAAAGGGATTAGTTGTTTATTAGACTTTGTAGTTACATTGTAAGCCTCTCCTGAAATATCGTAATCTTCGGCACGAGTTCCTGCTATGAAATCAAATTTCCCTAAAGTGGCTTGTAACTCTACATAAGACGAGGCGGTTTGCCTTTGATAATCTAAATTGGTAATACCTCCAGACTGAGTATTAAAGTCTAGCTTCTCGTACAACCCACCAAAACTGATTTTACCTTCATCTAAAATATTTATCGGTTGAGAGTAATCTACCTTAAAAGTAGAAATTCTGGCATCTGATAGATTGTCTAATGTCAATTCACTTCTTCCAACGCCGTTAAATATTTGATTTTCCTGCTGGAATTTGTTATCATTCTTATTGAATGAAAATTTAAAATCTAATTTTTTATTTTTATCATCGAATTTCTTCTGATAAGTGGCGATAAACTCGTGTCTATCTCCCAATGAATTGGTTTCGTCTAATCTTTCGTAAGGCACTCCTAAAATAATACCGCTACTATTTGTTCTAGCATCATTGTTATTATGGTTAAGGTCGTAGTTTAACAATAATCTGTCTTGACCAATATCCAGAGTCATTGCCGCTTTAATAAAAGAACCACGCCCCCATCGGTCGGTAAATACAGAGGTAATATTATCGGTATTCCCTCTAAGTAGAGATTCTCTGTAATTTTGCCCCACATTAAGCTGCCAACCAAACCATTTATTTTTAGCGTTAAGTAAAACGGAGTTATTAGTTCGGCTGCGTACTTTTTCTTCATTGGTAAAAGAGTAATTGCCAGAATAAGTAGCTGTAAGGTAGTTTTTAGCTGTTTTGGAAGTGATAATATTAAGGATTGCTCCTCCAGAAGTTGCAGGAAATTCTGCCCCTGGTTGTGTGATAATCTCTATTCGTTCTATAGAATTAGCTGGCATACCTTCTAGAAAGGCATTCAGTTCGTTACTGGAAATATTCAGCGGTCTGCCGTCCATAAAGACCTCTAGCATTTTACCTTGATAAAGCATACCTGCCACATCAGATGACACAAGCCCCGGTAATTTTTTTATCCCATCTAAAGCTGTCCCTGAATTAAGTTGAGGCTGTTCCGAAAAATCAAAAATTGTTCTATCTGCTTTTTGTTCTACTGCCTTTTTGGTTTTGGTAATGGTAACTTCTTCTATCTTTTTCTCTTTTGAGCCACCTTTCTCTTGTGCCATCACATAAAATGAACTCACTAAAGACAATAGAATTAATTGTTTTTTCATTGTGTTATATTTTATAGCATGGTAGGTCGCAAAGCGTTTAGCTTTTGTTACATTTTGTAAAAAATTCTGCTAGATTTTTTACATCTTTTAATTATTAAAGTTAAATTTGCCACTTTATGAAACAGCATCTACTGAAACAAAAACAAATTCTATTCTTTATTATAGCAGGTGGTTTGAGTGCTATAGTAGAGATAGGTTCTTTTAAGTTGCTTAGTATTATTATCCCACAATGGTTGCCCTTAGAACTAGATTTTATGGGCGTGCATTACCCTTTGAGTAATATTTTGTCTACTAGTAGTGGCATTATTACCAACTATTTCTTGAGTATTTGGTTTGTATTTCAGAGGGGCAAACATTCTAAGAAGAGAGAGTTCGCTTACTTTATGGGGGTTTCTGTTTTTTCTACTTTTTTGAGTCTTATATTCTTCCAAGTTTTCTTTTGGTGGGTTTTTGAAAGTTATCTTAAACTATGGTTCTTTACCTTCAGCCGAGAAATACTTAGCAAAGTATCAGCCATCGCTCTGGTATCTATACTCAACTATAGTGTGAAAAAACGAGTGGTATTCAACGGATAAAATTTTCAAAATTATGGTGGCACTGGTTTATCTATGGCGTTTATGGTTTGTGATACTAAACATTGTTCTAGTGCTAATACTAGGACCTTGGGTTTATCTTTTTTCATTTAGAAAGGGGCACTACAAAATTTGTTATTTTTTTATTAGACTTTGGGCGTTAGGCGTATTCTATGGTATGGGCTTTAGATACGAGTTGATTAAAAAAACTTCAAAAAGTCTTAATCCTAACATACAATACATCGTAATTGCCAACCATACTTCTGTGATTGATGTTATGCTGATGGTTATCTTATTACCTAATCACCCTATTTGTTTTGTAGGAAAAAAAGAATTGGTAAAAATCCCCATTTTCGGAACCATTTACAAGAGAGTAGCGGTGATGGTGGACAGAAACAGCCCGAAAAGCAGAGCCGAAGTGTACACAAGGTCTGCCGAAAGAATGAGAAGTGGACAAAATATGGTGATTTTCCCTGAAGGTGGCGTTCCTGATGACACAAGCATTGTTCTAGACAATTTTAAGAACGGAGCCTTCTCCCTAGCGGTGGAACATAGTATGCCACTAGCTATATTTACGTTCATCGGGCTTAAGGAAATGTTCCCTTTTGATAATTCTAAAGGTTATCCTGGTAAAATAAAAGTATTCTTGAATGAGATTATTGATAATCCTATAACCTATAATGTAGAGGAACTTAAAGTAAAGGCACATCAACTTATCAAAAACACACTAGAAGAAAACACTCTGTAATATAAAATAATAAATTATCTTTGCTCTTATAATTTTTAACAATGGAACAAAATACAGCACAAACCAAATGGTCTCAATTTATATCCCTAATTATTGTATTCTTCTTTTGGGGATTTGTAGCCGCAAGTAACGATATTCTTATTCCTGTTTTTAAGAAGAGTTTTACTCTTTCTCAGGTGCAGTCTCAACTAGTCGCGTGGGCGTTCTATGCGGCCTATTTCATAGGTTCGGTTATATTTTTCATTATATCGTTGTTTAGTGATATTCTGCAAAAATTTGGTTACAAGAAGACCTTAGCCTTCGGATTGGTAATTTCCGCGATTGGTGCCTTTTTATTTGTACCAGCAGCTAGTAATCATAGTTTTGGGTTCTTTTTAACAGCTTTGTTTATTGTAGGATTAGGATTTTCTGTTCAACAGATTGTTGCCAATCCTCTCGCTATTAAAATGGGAAGCCCCGAAACTGGTGCTCACAGACTAACCTTAGCAGGAGGCATCAACTCTTTGGGAACTACCATCGGTCCTATTTTATTAGGATTAGCTCTTTTCGGAACGGGAGGCAACGGAGATACTAGCCTAAACCTCAACGATGTTAAATTGCCGTTTATCATACTTGGTATTGCTTTTATACTAGTAGCGGTATTTATGCTATTTTCTAAAATAGAAGACCCCTCTAAAGACCTCACTTCAGATGAAGTAGATAATACAGATAAAGATTCCTCCTTCAATATCTTTAATTATCCGCAACTCCTATTAGGAATGCTTGCCATTTTCATTTATGTAGGTGTTGAGGTTTCTATTATTAGTAATTTACCTGCTTTATTACACACTGCAGAATTTGGTAATGTTTTAGAACATAATATTGCTCCTTTTGTATCGCTCTATTGGGGTAGCTTGATGATTGGAAGATGGAATGGAGGCATCAATGTTTTCAACACCTCGTCTTCTACTAATTTAGCTTTAAAATTTATTGTTCCGTTCATAGCATTCGGAATTATTTTAGGTGCTAACCATCTAAGTGGAAAAGATATTTCTGCATTTTACATTTACCCTATTTGGATTTTGATTTTTATCGTTATGAGTTTCCTAGGTGGCAAAAACGCAGGAAAAACACTAATGATTTTTGGCGTAGCTGGTGCAGTAATGATGATTTTAGGTTTATTTTACCCAGACAAAGAAATTGCTAAATATTTCTTTATTTCAGGTGGATTGTTTTGCTCTATTATGTGGCCTTCTATTTTTGACTTGGCAATCGCAGGGCTTGGTAAAAACACAGGTAAAGCCTCTTCGTTCTTAGTAATGATGATTCTAGGAGGTGGTGTTATCCCTTTGATACAAGGGTGGGTTTGCGACCACGACCTCACTTCTCCAAACGGAATTTTAGGAATGACTTATACGCATTTCTCGTACATTATTCCTGTGATATGCTTCAGTTATTTGGCATTTTATGGTTTCATTACTCCTAAAATCCTTAAAAAGAAAGGAGTTATCTTATCTGAGAACTCTAATGGTGCACACTAGTGATTTACATAAAAAGAAAAGATTTTGGGCAGGCGTTTTGTTTGCCCAATTTGTTTTATTCTATATTCTATCCAAAATTACTTTAGCCGTTGAATTCTTCAACTCTCTTTTTGAACTAAAAAAAGAAATACATCAATATCTTTCATCTTTGTTTCCGTTTTCTATTGGAGATATATTGTACATCGTTTTATTTGTAATCCTCATTTATAACTTAGTTTCAATATTTAAAAAGAAAAAACAATTATTACTAAAATTATTAGTGGGAGTTAATATATTCTATTTCATATATCAAAGTTTTTGGGGAATGACTTATTTTCAACCACCAATAATAAATCTTTTACCCAAAGAAGAACCTAGTATCAACGAGGCTAAAACTCTCGCTATTAAATACCTCAACTTATGTAAAGAAAGTAGAGCACAAGTCACCGAAGATTCTAACGGTATTTTTAAGATAAAAAATTTAAGTATTATAACCTCTGAAATTCTTAACCAACAGAAGCAACTTCCTTTAGGTTTAAACTCTAAAACAACAACTGACATCTCCAACTTCAAACCTAGTATTTTTTCCTTTATAATGAATGATACAGGTATTTTAGGATATTACAATCCTTTTTCTGCCGAAGCTCAATATACCCCTAATCTTCCTGACACCTATTTGCCATTTACTTTAGCCCACGAAAGTGCTCATCAGCTAGGTTACGCAAGGGAGCAAGAAGCTAATTTCATAGGTTATCTCATAGGAATCAATAGTGATAATATTGACCTAAAATATAGCACTCAATATTTTACTCTCAAAAGTTTACTTAACTCGTTAGTAGATACAGAACCTCAATTCGTTGAAAAAATCCTTAGTGAATATTCTGACGGAATGAAACGAGACCGAGCTTATGAGAAAGATTTTATAAATAAACATACAGGACTCATTTCTGATTTTTTCGGACTAACCAACCATCTATTTCTAAAGTCTAATCAGCAAGAAGGCAGAATTACTTACTCTTATTTCATTGAACTTTTAATCAAGTACGAACGACTTTCTATCACTAATTAAAAAGAGTCATACTGTAATAGCATGACTCTCTTAAAAACACAAATGATGAAAAAAAATATTACTCAAAGGAAAATTCCCTCCCTTTTCCTTAGGTCCCCCAAATATACATTTTTTTATTTATATTACAAATGCTAACAAATCATTTATGTAATGATTTATCATCAATCATTTATTTAGCAATGCTTTATAAAAAATCAATACGACTAACTTTACCCTTTCAATGACTTTAAGAAATGGTACTGTGAGAATTTGTTTATAATCATTTATTGTTAAATTTTGAACAAGACCTCTAGCACAGCCCTCTTGTAACATTTTTTTTATAATCCCAATAGCTCTTCGCTGCAAGATAACATGCATTTCGCTATCTCCTCTATAATAGAATAAAACTTCTCTCTCTTTATATAGTTGCATCAGTGACAACATCTTTTTTAAGTTCATTTTCGTATTGGTTATACTATTG
The genomic region above belongs to Riemerella anatipestifer and contains:
- a CDS encoding DUF3810 domain-containing protein; protein product: MHTSDLHKKKRFWAGVLFAQFVLFYILSKITLAVEFFNSLFELKKEIHQYLSSLFPFSIGDILYIVLFVILIYNLVSIFKKKKQLLLKLLVGVNIFYFIYQSFWGMTYFQPPIINLLPKEEPSINEAKTLAIKYLNLCKESRAQVTEDSNGIFKIKNLSIITSEILNQQKQLPLGLNSKTTTDISNFKPSIFSFIMNDTGILGYYNPFSAEAQYTPNLPDTYLPFTLAHESAHQLGYAREQEANFIGYLIGINSDNIDLKYSTQYFTLKSLLNSLVDTEPQFVEKILSEYSDGMKRDRAYEKDFINKHTGLISDFFGLTNHLFLKSNQQEGRITYSYFIELLIKYERLSITN
- a CDS encoding MFS transporter — its product is MEQNTAQTKWSQFISLIIVFFFWGFVAASNDILIPVFKKSFTLSQVQSQLVAWAFYAAYFIGSVIFFIISLFSDILQKFGYKKTLAFGLVISAIGAFLFVPAASNHSFGFFLTALFIVGLGFSVQQIVANPLAIKMGSPETGAHRLTLAGGINSLGTTIGPILLGLALFGTGGNGDTSLNLNDVKLPFIILGIAFILVAVFMLFSKIEDPSKDLTSDEVDNTDKDSSFNIFNYPQLLLGMLAIFIYVGVEVSIISNLPALLHTAEFGNVLEHNIAPFVSLYWGSLMIGRWNGGINVFNTSSSTNLALKFIVPFIAFGIILGANHLSGKDISAFYIYPIWILIFIVMSFLGGKNAGKTLMIFGVAGAVMMILGLFYPDKEIAKYFFISGGLFCSIMWPSIFDLAIAGLGKNTGKASSFLVMMILGGGVIPLIQGWVCDHDLTSPNGILGMTYTHFSYIIPVICFSYLAFYGFITPKILKKKGVILSENSNGAH